One Rissa tridactyla isolate bRisTri1 chromosome 1, bRisTri1.patW.cur.20221130, whole genome shotgun sequence DNA segment encodes these proteins:
- the SETD4 gene encoding SET domain-containing protein 4 isoform X1: MKKSRGRTGRKRKRRHLQSFMDGVNCSHKLEYINLKKWLKDRGFEDSNLRPAQFWDTGRGLMTTRALQAGDLVISLPEKCLLTTGTVLSSCLGEYIVKWKPPVSPLIALCTFLIAEKHAGEKSLWKPYLDVLPKTYTCPVCLENDVVSLLPEPLRKKAQEQRTTVHELYLSSKAFFSSLQPLFAEDTGTIFNYSALEWAWCTINTRTIYMKHSQRECFSLEPDVYALAPYLDLLNHSPNVQVKAAFNEQTRSYEIWTNSQCKKYEEIFICYGPHDNQRLLLDYGFVATNNPHSSVYVSSDTLLKYFPPLDKQRNAKISILRDHDFLENLTFGWDGPSWRLFTALKLLSLGADEFTSWRRTLLGDVISARNEQQTLTMTAKICHFLIEETQHALLQISQLKRNKENLKTQLTLVEALRLEDLKILQKSAEILCNLNIATT, from the exons ATGAAGAAAAGCAGAGGCCGGACAGGtcgaaagagaaaaagaagacacTTGCAGAGTTTTATGGATGGAG tcaacTGCAGTCACAAACTGGAATATATTAATCTTAAGAAGTGGCTGAAAGACAGAGGATTTGAAGACAGTAATTTAAGGCCAGCACAGTTCTGGg ATACAGGAAGAGGACTGATGACAACAAGGGCTCTTCAG gCAGGGGATCTGGTTATTTCATTGCCTGAGAAATGCTTGCTCACCACGGGCACTGTCCTTAGTAGCTGCTTGGGAGAATACATTGTGAA aTGGAAGCCTCCTGTATCTCCATTGATAGCACTGTGCACGTTTTTAATAGCAGAGAAGCATGCTGGTGAGAAATCCCTGTGGAAGCCATATCTTGATGTTCTACCCAAGACATACACTTGCCCTGTTTGTTTGGAGAATGATGTAGTGAGCCTTCTTCCTGAACCTTTAAGAAAGAAGGCTCAGGAACAGAGAACAACGGTCCATGAGTTGTACTTGTCTTCCAaggcttttttctcttccctgcagcCTTTGTTTGCTGAGGACACAGGAACTATTTTTAACTACAGTGCTCTAGAGTGGGCTTGGTGCACTATTAATACCAGGACAATATACATGAAACATTCACAGAGGGAATGTTTTTCTCTTGAGCCAGATGTTTATGCATTGGCACCATATTTAGATTTGCTAAACCACAGTCCAAATGTTCAG gTAAAGGCTGCATTTAATGAGCAGACAAGAAGCTATGAAATTTGGACAAATTCACAGtgcaaaaaatatgaagaaatatttatcTGCTATGGGCCTCATGATAATCAGCGACTGCTACTAGACTATGGATTTGTTGCCACGAATAACCCTCACAGCAGTGTTTATGTCTCATCAG ATACTCTCCTCAAATATTTTCCACCACTGGAcaagcagagaaatgcaaaaatttccattttacgGGACCATGATTTCTTAGA AAACCTGACCTTTGGATGGGATGGACCATCTTGGAGACTCTTCACAGCCCTCAAGTTGTTAAGCCTTGGAGCAGATGAATT tactTCCTGGAGGAGAACACTGCTTGGTGATGTAATTTCAGCCAGAAACGAACAGCAGACTTTGACTATGACAGcaaaaatatgccattttttaATAGAGGAGACACAACATGCCCTTCTTCAG ATTTCCCAGTTGAAAAGGAACAAAGAGAACCTCAAAACCCAGCTCACTTTGGTAGAAGCACTACGCTTGGAAGACCTGAAGATACTACAAAAATCAGCTGAGATTCTTTGCAACTTGAATATCGCAACAACTTGA
- the SETD4 gene encoding SET domain-containing protein 4 isoform X2, with protein MTTRALQAGDLVISLPEKCLLTTGTVLSSCLGEYIVKWKPPVSPLIALCTFLIAEKHAGEKSLWKPYLDVLPKTYTCPVCLENDVVSLLPEPLRKKAQEQRTTVHELYLSSKAFFSSLQPLFAEDTGTIFNYSALEWAWCTINTRTIYMKHSQRECFSLEPDVYALAPYLDLLNHSPNVQVKAAFNEQTRSYEIWTNSQCKKYEEIFICYGPHDNQRLLLDYGFVATNNPHSSVYVSSDTLLKYFPPLDKQRNAKISILRDHDFLENLTFGWDGPSWRLFTALKLLSLGADEFTSWRRTLLGDVISARNEQQTLTMTAKICHFLIEETQHALLQISQLKRNKENLKTQLTLVEALRLEDLKILQKSAEILCNLNIATT; from the exons ATGACAACAAGGGCTCTTCAG gCAGGGGATCTGGTTATTTCATTGCCTGAGAAATGCTTGCTCACCACGGGCACTGTCCTTAGTAGCTGCTTGGGAGAATACATTGTGAA aTGGAAGCCTCCTGTATCTCCATTGATAGCACTGTGCACGTTTTTAATAGCAGAGAAGCATGCTGGTGAGAAATCCCTGTGGAAGCCATATCTTGATGTTCTACCCAAGACATACACTTGCCCTGTTTGTTTGGAGAATGATGTAGTGAGCCTTCTTCCTGAACCTTTAAGAAAGAAGGCTCAGGAACAGAGAACAACGGTCCATGAGTTGTACTTGTCTTCCAaggcttttttctcttccctgcagcCTTTGTTTGCTGAGGACACAGGAACTATTTTTAACTACAGTGCTCTAGAGTGGGCTTGGTGCACTATTAATACCAGGACAATATACATGAAACATTCACAGAGGGAATGTTTTTCTCTTGAGCCAGATGTTTATGCATTGGCACCATATTTAGATTTGCTAAACCACAGTCCAAATGTTCAG gTAAAGGCTGCATTTAATGAGCAGACAAGAAGCTATGAAATTTGGACAAATTCACAGtgcaaaaaatatgaagaaatatttatcTGCTATGGGCCTCATGATAATCAGCGACTGCTACTAGACTATGGATTTGTTGCCACGAATAACCCTCACAGCAGTGTTTATGTCTCATCAG ATACTCTCCTCAAATATTTTCCACCACTGGAcaagcagagaaatgcaaaaatttccattttacgGGACCATGATTTCTTAGA AAACCTGACCTTTGGATGGGATGGACCATCTTGGAGACTCTTCACAGCCCTCAAGTTGTTAAGCCTTGGAGCAGATGAATT tactTCCTGGAGGAGAACACTGCTTGGTGATGTAATTTCAGCCAGAAACGAACAGCAGACTTTGACTATGACAGcaaaaatatgccattttttaATAGAGGAGACACAACATGCCCTTCTTCAG ATTTCCCAGTTGAAAAGGAACAAAGAGAACCTCAAAACCCAGCTCACTTTGGTAGAAGCACTACGCTTGGAAGACCTGAAGATACTACAAAAATCAGCTGAGATTCTTTGCAACTTGAATATCGCAACAACTTGA